A portion of the Bombina bombina isolate aBomBom1 chromosome 9, aBomBom1.pri, whole genome shotgun sequence genome contains these proteins:
- the LOC128639569 gene encoding uncharacterized protein LOC128639569: MSRTPIFTDGELIILVYGMNRYFPRRIGGVRGIRHERRDEIIYEMMRRMRRVSGIHRRRRQCLRRFSDLRRREPERYTAMRSLIRRYLSRPRERIPRYLLPVSHSSPVSNRSSPPLPLTLLQPQGDEDSQTSSAMSENEDESDESSSSSEEEISPEACPTLVTAEEEDEPENEDDSDAYATSALSPEERQEEEAESESETDSGTEYAATAEDEVEKKETVEIGTQTEPSVTQFRDLRQALRNFVEAARVLEHSLQNL, from the exons ATGTCGAGAACACCAATTTTCACAGATGGGGAGCTTATTATACTTGTTTACGGAATGAACAGGTATTTCCCGAGGAGAATCGGTGGTGTGCGCGGTATTAGGCACGAGAGACGGGATGAAATAATATATGAGATGATGCGCAGGATGAGACGCGTTTCAGGTATACATAGGAGGCGACGACAGTGTCTGAGACGATTCAGTGACCTGAGACGCAGAGAGCCAGAACGCTATACGGCCATGAGGTCGCTCATTCGGAgat ACCTATCAAGGCCAAgggagaggatacctaggtatctgCTGCCGGTATCCCACAGCAGCCCAGTGAGCAACAGGTCATCACCACCACTGCCACTGACTTTGCTCCAACCTCAGGGTGATGAGGACTCCCAGACATCCTCAGCTATGAGTGAAAATGAAG atgaaagtgatgaatcATCCTCATCATCCGAGGAGGAGATTTCCCCAGAAGCATGTCCTACACTGGTGACGGCAgaggaggaagatgagcctgaaaatgaag ATGACAGTGATGCATATGCTACATCAGCCCTAAGTCCGGAGGAGAGACAAGAGGAGGAGGCGGAAAGTGAAT CTGAAACAGACAGTGGCACTGAATATGCAGCCACAGCAGAGGATGAggtggaaaaaaaagaaa cgGTTGAAATAGGGACACAAACAGAGCCCTCAGTTACACAATTCAGGGACCTTCGTCAGGCACTGCGAAATTTTGTAGAGGCTGCAAGAGTACTAGAGCATTCACTTCAAAATCTTTAA